The Synchiropus splendidus isolate RoL2022-P1 chromosome 8, RoL_Sspl_1.0, whole genome shotgun sequence genome has a window encoding:
- the LOC128763646 gene encoding zinc finger protein ZFP2-like isoform X2, which produces MEKVFCSQVKSIIETVICAAFDIEKHECCLFKKKADINHIVELLAREAMRKIQTMVSQLISLLHKESVSQNARVETLECDLKMVTESLETATQWRESVLSGCPVLFEHTGLVYTLKPFGKLSRTTEESVKRDPESSSAGAGLELHSACENFTTTLQSQSTDGPQTVLKKGKTFVCELCNKSFSRQFHLTTHMNTHNQPLTCSQCSRQFKSAAVFEAHLLRHEEKREETFKCDLCEKTFKTKATFKTHRVAHNEARPFVCPTCRKGFKTKQTLQAHLVVHSEEKPHKCGDCGESFRHAVSLRCHRSIHTGEQPHTCGECGKTFRKRRSLRTHQSVHRGKTFTCDTCGAGFTLRHNLKRHMRIHTGERPFQCKVCGKAFIQDNKLKAHMLLHGASKSFMCDLCGKTFLYNCQLQKHQSAVHDEANGQVIRRRAGGQTNRRVIYRRDKTTVEVTAFSCKTCRKGFHSASSLKRHELVHVARLRYHCDTCGKSFLYKATFDYHRRTHSGEKPFGCDVCGKRFIILHALKSHQLQHTGEKPHRCEHCGKAFRIYTNYLRHLRIHTGEKPYECEVCGVRFRQLGHVKFHMQVHTGERPYACSECGGKFSDSRLLKKHVCSVLSSSI; this is translated from the exons ATGGAGAAAGTGTTTTGCTCGCAAGTCAAGTCCATAATCGAGACCGTAATCTGCGCTGCATTTGATATCGAAAAACACGAATGTTGTCTGTTTAAAAAGAAG GCAGACATAAACCACATTGTGGAACTTTTGGCTCGAGAGGCAATGAGGAAAATCCAAACAATGGTCTCACAGCTCATCTCTCTTCTGCATAAAGAGAGTGTGAGTCAGAACGCCAGAGTGGAGACGTTGGAGTGTGACCTGAAAATGGTAACCGAGAGTTTGGAAACCGCCACACAGTGGAGAGAGAGTGTTCTCAGCGGTTGTCCAGTCCTGTTTGAGCACACCGGTTTGGTTTATACATTGAAGCCTTTCGGGAAGTTGTCAAGAACAACAGAGGAATCTGTGAAGAGGGATCCAGAATCGTCATCTGCTGGTGCAGGActggagcttcacagtgcaTGTG AGAATTTCACCACAACCTTGCAGAGTCAAAGTACTGATGGTCCACAGACCGTCCTGAAGAAAGGGAAAACCTTTGTGTGTGAGCTCTGCAACAAGAGTTTCAGCCGACAGTTTCACTTGACAACGCACATGAACACCCACAACCAGCCGCTGACCTGCAGCCAGTGCTCCCGGCAGTTTAAGAGTGCCGCCGTGTTTGAGGCTCACCTGCTGCGCCACGAGGAGAAGCGTGAGGAAACATTCAAATGTGACCTCTGCGAGAAGACCTTCAAGACCAAGGCGACCTTCAAGACTCACCGTGTTGCCCATAACGAAGCGAGACCGTTCGTCTGCCCCACCTGCAGGAAGGGCTTCAAAACGAAACAGACTCTGCAGGCTCACCTGGTGGTGCACAGCGAAGAGAAGCCACACAAGTGCGGCGACTGCGGTGAGAGTTTTAGACACGCCGTCTCGCTGCGGTGTCACAGAAGCATTCACACTGGTGAGCAGCCGCACACCTGCGGCGAGTGTGGCAAAACTTTCAGGAAGAGGAGATCGCTCCGGACGCATCAGTCTGTCCACCGAGGGAAGACGTTCACGTGTGACACCTGCGGGGCAGGATTCACCCTCCGTCACAACCTGAAGAGGCACATGCGCATCCACACAGGTGAGAGGCCATTCCAGTGCAAAGTCTGTGGCAAAGCCTTCATACAGGACAATAAGCTGAAGGCTCACATGCTCCTTCATGGAGCTTCCAAGTCCTTTATGTGCGACCTGTGTGGGAAGACTTTTCTGTATAACTGCCAGCTGCAGAAACACCAGAGTGCTGTTCATGACGAGGCCAACGGGCAGGTGATCAGAAGACGAGCTGGTGGGCAAACTAACCGTAGGGTCATCTACCGCCGGGACAAAACGACAGTGGAAGTGACAGCGTTCAGCTGCAAGACCTGTCGCAAAGGATTCCACTCGGCCAGCTCGCTGAAGAGGCACGAGCTGGTCCACGTTGCTCGGCTGCGGTACCACTGTGACACCTGTGGCAAGTCCTTCCTCTACAAAGCCACCTTTGACTACCACCGGAGGACTCACTCAGGGGAGAAACCGTTCGGTTGTGACGTGTGTGGCAAGCGGTTCATCATCCTTCACGCCCTGAAGTCACACCAACTCCAACACACCGGAGAGAAGCCTCACCGGTGCGAGCACTGTGGGAAGGCCTTCAGGATCTACACCAACTACCTGAGGCACCTGCGGATCCACACCGGAGAGAAACCGTACGAGTGCGAGGTCTGTGGGGTTCGGTTCCGGCAGCTCGGGCACGTAAAGTTCCACATGCAGGTTCACACGGGGGAAAGACCGTACGCATGCAGCGAATGTGGAGGCAAATTTTCTGACTCGAGGCTGCTAAAGAAACATGTCTGCTCAGTCTTGTCATCCTCAATTTAA
- the LOC128763646 gene encoding zinc finger protein ZFP2-like isoform X1 yields the protein MEKVFCSQVKSIIETVICAAFDIEKHECCLFKKKADINHIVELLAREAMRKIQTMVSQLISLLHKESVSQNARVETLECDLKMVTESLETATQWRESVLSGCPVLFEHTGLVYTLKPFGKLSRTTEESVKRDPESSSAGAGLELHSACAENFTTTLQSQSTDGPQTVLKKGKTFVCELCNKSFSRQFHLTTHMNTHNQPLTCSQCSRQFKSAAVFEAHLLRHEEKREETFKCDLCEKTFKTKATFKTHRVAHNEARPFVCPTCRKGFKTKQTLQAHLVVHSEEKPHKCGDCGESFRHAVSLRCHRSIHTGEQPHTCGECGKTFRKRRSLRTHQSVHRGKTFTCDTCGAGFTLRHNLKRHMRIHTGERPFQCKVCGKAFIQDNKLKAHMLLHGASKSFMCDLCGKTFLYNCQLQKHQSAVHDEANGQVIRRRAGGQTNRRVIYRRDKTTVEVTAFSCKTCRKGFHSASSLKRHELVHVARLRYHCDTCGKSFLYKATFDYHRRTHSGEKPFGCDVCGKRFIILHALKSHQLQHTGEKPHRCEHCGKAFRIYTNYLRHLRIHTGEKPYECEVCGVRFRQLGHVKFHMQVHTGERPYACSECGGKFSDSRLLKKHVCSVLSSSI from the exons ATGGAGAAAGTGTTTTGCTCGCAAGTCAAGTCCATAATCGAGACCGTAATCTGCGCTGCATTTGATATCGAAAAACACGAATGTTGTCTGTTTAAAAAGAAG GCAGACATAAACCACATTGTGGAACTTTTGGCTCGAGAGGCAATGAGGAAAATCCAAACAATGGTCTCACAGCTCATCTCTCTTCTGCATAAAGAGAGTGTGAGTCAGAACGCCAGAGTGGAGACGTTGGAGTGTGACCTGAAAATGGTAACCGAGAGTTTGGAAACCGCCACACAGTGGAGAGAGAGTGTTCTCAGCGGTTGTCCAGTCCTGTTTGAGCACACCGGTTTGGTTTATACATTGAAGCCTTTCGGGAAGTTGTCAAGAACAACAGAGGAATCTGTGAAGAGGGATCCAGAATCGTCATCTGCTGGTGCAGGActggagcttcacagtgcaTGTG CAGAGAATTTCACCACAACCTTGCAGAGTCAAAGTACTGATGGTCCACAGACCGTCCTGAAGAAAGGGAAAACCTTTGTGTGTGAGCTCTGCAACAAGAGTTTCAGCCGACAGTTTCACTTGACAACGCACATGAACACCCACAACCAGCCGCTGACCTGCAGCCAGTGCTCCCGGCAGTTTAAGAGTGCCGCCGTGTTTGAGGCTCACCTGCTGCGCCACGAGGAGAAGCGTGAGGAAACATTCAAATGTGACCTCTGCGAGAAGACCTTCAAGACCAAGGCGACCTTCAAGACTCACCGTGTTGCCCATAACGAAGCGAGACCGTTCGTCTGCCCCACCTGCAGGAAGGGCTTCAAAACGAAACAGACTCTGCAGGCTCACCTGGTGGTGCACAGCGAAGAGAAGCCACACAAGTGCGGCGACTGCGGTGAGAGTTTTAGACACGCCGTCTCGCTGCGGTGTCACAGAAGCATTCACACTGGTGAGCAGCCGCACACCTGCGGCGAGTGTGGCAAAACTTTCAGGAAGAGGAGATCGCTCCGGACGCATCAGTCTGTCCACCGAGGGAAGACGTTCACGTGTGACACCTGCGGGGCAGGATTCACCCTCCGTCACAACCTGAAGAGGCACATGCGCATCCACACAGGTGAGAGGCCATTCCAGTGCAAAGTCTGTGGCAAAGCCTTCATACAGGACAATAAGCTGAAGGCTCACATGCTCCTTCATGGAGCTTCCAAGTCCTTTATGTGCGACCTGTGTGGGAAGACTTTTCTGTATAACTGCCAGCTGCAGAAACACCAGAGTGCTGTTCATGACGAGGCCAACGGGCAGGTGATCAGAAGACGAGCTGGTGGGCAAACTAACCGTAGGGTCATCTACCGCCGGGACAAAACGACAGTGGAAGTGACAGCGTTCAGCTGCAAGACCTGTCGCAAAGGATTCCACTCGGCCAGCTCGCTGAAGAGGCACGAGCTGGTCCACGTTGCTCGGCTGCGGTACCACTGTGACACCTGTGGCAAGTCCTTCCTCTACAAAGCCACCTTTGACTACCACCGGAGGACTCACTCAGGGGAGAAACCGTTCGGTTGTGACGTGTGTGGCAAGCGGTTCATCATCCTTCACGCCCTGAAGTCACACCAACTCCAACACACCGGAGAGAAGCCTCACCGGTGCGAGCACTGTGGGAAGGCCTTCAGGATCTACACCAACTACCTGAGGCACCTGCGGATCCACACCGGAGAGAAACCGTACGAGTGCGAGGTCTGTGGGGTTCGGTTCCGGCAGCTCGGGCACGTAAAGTTCCACATGCAGGTTCACACGGGGGAAAGACCGTACGCATGCAGCGAATGTGGAGGCAAATTTTCTGACTCGAGGCTGCTAAAGAAACATGTCTGCTCAGTCTTGTCATCCTCAATTTAA
- the LOC128763646 gene encoding zinc finger protein ZFP2-like isoform X3, translating to MRKIQTMVSQLISLLHKESVSQNARVETLECDLKMVTESLETATQWRESVLSGCPVLFEHTGLVYTLKPFGKLSRTTEESVKRDPESSSAGAGLELHSACAENFTTTLQSQSTDGPQTVLKKGKTFVCELCNKSFSRQFHLTTHMNTHNQPLTCSQCSRQFKSAAVFEAHLLRHEEKREETFKCDLCEKTFKTKATFKTHRVAHNEARPFVCPTCRKGFKTKQTLQAHLVVHSEEKPHKCGDCGESFRHAVSLRCHRSIHTGEQPHTCGECGKTFRKRRSLRTHQSVHRGKTFTCDTCGAGFTLRHNLKRHMRIHTGERPFQCKVCGKAFIQDNKLKAHMLLHGASKSFMCDLCGKTFLYNCQLQKHQSAVHDEANGQVIRRRAGGQTNRRVIYRRDKTTVEVTAFSCKTCRKGFHSASSLKRHELVHVARLRYHCDTCGKSFLYKATFDYHRRTHSGEKPFGCDVCGKRFIILHALKSHQLQHTGEKPHRCEHCGKAFRIYTNYLRHLRIHTGEKPYECEVCGVRFRQLGHVKFHMQVHTGERPYACSECGGKFSDSRLLKKHVCSVLSSSI from the exons ATGAGGAAAATCCAAACAATGGTCTCACAGCTCATCTCTCTTCTGCATAAAGAGAGTGTGAGTCAGAACGCCAGAGTGGAGACGTTGGAGTGTGACCTGAAAATGGTAACCGAGAGTTTGGAAACCGCCACACAGTGGAGAGAGAGTGTTCTCAGCGGTTGTCCAGTCCTGTTTGAGCACACCGGTTTGGTTTATACATTGAAGCCTTTCGGGAAGTTGTCAAGAACAACAGAGGAATCTGTGAAGAGGGATCCAGAATCGTCATCTGCTGGTGCAGGActggagcttcacagtgcaTGTG CAGAGAATTTCACCACAACCTTGCAGAGTCAAAGTACTGATGGTCCACAGACCGTCCTGAAGAAAGGGAAAACCTTTGTGTGTGAGCTCTGCAACAAGAGTTTCAGCCGACAGTTTCACTTGACAACGCACATGAACACCCACAACCAGCCGCTGACCTGCAGCCAGTGCTCCCGGCAGTTTAAGAGTGCCGCCGTGTTTGAGGCTCACCTGCTGCGCCACGAGGAGAAGCGTGAGGAAACATTCAAATGTGACCTCTGCGAGAAGACCTTCAAGACCAAGGCGACCTTCAAGACTCACCGTGTTGCCCATAACGAAGCGAGACCGTTCGTCTGCCCCACCTGCAGGAAGGGCTTCAAAACGAAACAGACTCTGCAGGCTCACCTGGTGGTGCACAGCGAAGAGAAGCCACACAAGTGCGGCGACTGCGGTGAGAGTTTTAGACACGCCGTCTCGCTGCGGTGTCACAGAAGCATTCACACTGGTGAGCAGCCGCACACCTGCGGCGAGTGTGGCAAAACTTTCAGGAAGAGGAGATCGCTCCGGACGCATCAGTCTGTCCACCGAGGGAAGACGTTCACGTGTGACACCTGCGGGGCAGGATTCACCCTCCGTCACAACCTGAAGAGGCACATGCGCATCCACACAGGTGAGAGGCCATTCCAGTGCAAAGTCTGTGGCAAAGCCTTCATACAGGACAATAAGCTGAAGGCTCACATGCTCCTTCATGGAGCTTCCAAGTCCTTTATGTGCGACCTGTGTGGGAAGACTTTTCTGTATAACTGCCAGCTGCAGAAACACCAGAGTGCTGTTCATGACGAGGCCAACGGGCAGGTGATCAGAAGACGAGCTGGTGGGCAAACTAACCGTAGGGTCATCTACCGCCGGGACAAAACGACAGTGGAAGTGACAGCGTTCAGCTGCAAGACCTGTCGCAAAGGATTCCACTCGGCCAGCTCGCTGAAGAGGCACGAGCTGGTCCACGTTGCTCGGCTGCGGTACCACTGTGACACCTGTGGCAAGTCCTTCCTCTACAAAGCCACCTTTGACTACCACCGGAGGACTCACTCAGGGGAGAAACCGTTCGGTTGTGACGTGTGTGGCAAGCGGTTCATCATCCTTCACGCCCTGAAGTCACACCAACTCCAACACACCGGAGAGAAGCCTCACCGGTGCGAGCACTGTGGGAAGGCCTTCAGGATCTACACCAACTACCTGAGGCACCTGCGGATCCACACCGGAGAGAAACCGTACGAGTGCGAGGTCTGTGGGGTTCGGTTCCGGCAGCTCGGGCACGTAAAGTTCCACATGCAGGTTCACACGGGGGAAAGACCGTACGCATGCAGCGAATGTGGAGGCAAATTTTCTGACTCGAGGCTGCTAAAGAAACATGTCTGCTCAGTCTTGTCATCCTCAATTTAA